In the genome of Globicephala melas chromosome 3, mGloMel1.2, whole genome shotgun sequence, one region contains:
- the TMEM161A gene encoding transmembrane protein 161A, whose translation MRETPCPPDLPPGSKPDDWLGGLLVRPKSGFDWSSSERGSELQAHGSRHSAPAGNMAVLGVQLVVTLLTATLMHRLAPHCSFARWLLCNGSLFRYKHPSEEELRALAGKQRPRGRKERWANGYSEEKPLSVPRDTPFQLETCPLTAVDALVLRFFLEYQWFVDFAVYSGGVYLFTEAYYYVLGPAKETNIAVFWCLLTIAFSIKVFLTVTRLYFSAEEGGERSVCLTFAFLFLLLAMLVQVVPEETLELGLEPGLASMTQNLEPLLKTQGWDWALPLVKLAIRVGLAAVGSMLGAFLTFPGLRLAQTHHDALTMSEDRPMLQFLLHTSFLSPLFVLWLWTKPMARDFLHQAPFGSTSSSLLSDSAFDSLRLWMLVALCLLRLAVTRPHLQAYLCLAKARVEQLRREAGRIEAREIQRRVVRVYCYVTVVSLQYLTPLILTLNCTLLLKTLGGYSWGLGPVPPLSPTPSSALDGPVGPEEDEARQTVALIAGVLGSLLTPLFLRGVLAFLIWWIATCQLLSSLFGLYFHQHLAGS comes from the exons ATGCGAGAGACTCCTTGTCCTCCTGATTTGCCCCCCGGCTCCAAGCCTGACGATTGGTTAGGTGGGCTGCTTGTCAGACCAAAGTCTGGTTTTGATTGGTCGAGTTCCGAGCGGGGCTCCGAGCTCCAGGCCCATGGGTCCCGGCACAGCGCTCCAGCAGGCAACATG GCTGTCCTTGGAGTGCAGCTGGTGGTGACGTTGCTCACCGCCACCCTCATGCATAGGCTTGCGCCTCACTGCTCCTTCGCGCGCTGGCTGCTCTGCAATGGCAG TCTCTTCCGATACAAGCACCCATCCGAGGAAGAGCTTCGGGCCCTGGCGgggaagcagaggcccagaggcaggaaggagcg gtGGGCCAATGGCTATAGTGAGGAGAAGCCGTTATCCGTGCCCCGTGACACCCCTTTCCAGCTAGAGACCTGTCCCCTCACAGCCGTTGATGCCCTCG TCCTGCGCTTCTTCCTGGAGTACCAGTGGTTTGTGGACTTCGCGGTGTACTCGGGTGGCGTGTACCTCTTCACAGAGGCCTACTACTATGTGCTGGGCCCGGCCAAGGAGACCAACATCGCTGTGTTCTGGTGCCTGCTCACCATCGCCTTCTCTAT CAAGGTGTTCCTGACCGTGACCCGGCTGTACTTCAGTGCAGAGGAGGGGGGCGAGCGCTCAGTCTGCCTCACCTTCGcgttcctcttcctcctcctggccATGTTGGTGCAGGTGGTGCCGGAGGAGACCCTTGAGCTGGGCCTGGAGCCAG GCCTGGCCAGTATGACCCAGAACTTGGAGCCACTTCTGAAGACACAGGGCTGGGACTGGGC TCTTCCTTTGGTCAAGCTGGCCATCCGCGTGGGGCTGGCAGCAGTGGGCTCCATGCTGGGTGCCTTCCTCACCTTCCCAGGCCTGCGGCTGGCCCAGACCCACCATGATGCACTGACCATGTCGGAAGACCGGCCCATGCTGCA GTTCCTTCTGCACACCAGCTTCCTGTCCCCCCTGTTTGTCCTGTGGCTCTGGACCAAGCCCATGGCGCGGGACTTCCTGCACCAGGCTCCCTTTGGGAGCACGTCCTCTTCTCT GCTGTCCGACTCGGCCTTCGACTCGCTGCGTCTCTGGATGCTGGTGGCACTGTGCCTGCTGCGGCTGGCGGTGACCCGGCCCCACCTGCAGGCCTACCTGTGCCTGGCCAAGGCTCGAGTGGAGCAGCTGCGGCGGGAGGCCGGCCGCATCGAGGCCCGAGAGATCCAACGGCGG GTGGTGCGGGTGTACTGCTACGTGACAGTTGTGAGCCTGCAGTACCTGACTCCTCTCATCCTCACACTCAACTGCACGCTGCTGCTCAAGACGCTGG GCGGCTACTCCTGGGGCCTGGGTCCCGTCCCCCCGCTGTCCCCCACCCCGTCCTCAGCCCTCGATGGCCCAGTCGGCCCCGAGGAGGACGAGGCCCGGCAGACCGTGGCCCTGATCGCCGGGGTCCTGGGCAGCCTGCTCACGCCACTCTTCCTCCGCGGCGTCCTCGCCTTCCTCATCTGGTGGATCGCCACCTGCCAATTGCTCTCCAGCCTCTTCGGCCTGTACTTCCACCAGCATCTGGCGGGCTCCTAG